GTTATTGAATATCCCAACTCAAGTAAAAAGATGGGAAGAATATCAAGATATTAATGAAGTTTTGCCAATTAAACCTGAAACAGGGTTGCAAAACATTCAAGATAGTTCGCCTGATGAGGCATTACAAAATGCAAAGGTTGATATGGAACAAGGCATTATTGATAAAAACGTTGCGCGACTAATTGTTGCTTCAAATGTTTTTTTAATGCTTGGCAAAGTTGAAGAGGCAAATAGTTGTTTAGGGCATAAAGAGATTATCAAGGGAAATTGGGATGCGGCAGGTAGTCATTTCGTTAAAGCTAAAAATTTAAAAGAGGCTTCAAAGGCATTCTTTAATGGCAAAAATTGGGGACAACTCTTAAATTCTCCAACAAAAACTTTAAGTGGCCATAAGCAAGAATTAAGGGTGTTAATTGCACATTTAATGAAAGATGTTAAGATTGATAGATCAGCCCTTACTAAATTGTATGATTTAAGACATGTGTTGCATGATGTACTTCGTGATATTAATTGGTTCCCTGAATTAATTAAAACCTTAAAGAGTACTGTAAGCAACATAACCTCGTTGGAAACGAAGCGTGAATTTGCTTTAATCCTTGAGTCGATTGCAAGAGAACATGATTTAGATTTATGGGAAGTTATTGGTGAATTATATTTTGAAACAAAACAATTTAAATTTGCAATTGAGGCATGGGGGAGAAAAATAAATGCTTTGGAGATTCCTCAATATCCACAAAAATATATATTGGCTCATATTGAACGATCAAAAGACGAGGCTAATGTTTATGACGAATTATTATGGTGTGGTAGATTTATTTTTCAGTCCAATGATCATAATGAAAAAATAAGTTATTCAAAAAGAATTCAAACAATAAATAGCGATACTGATTTTAAAATCTCAACAAGTGAAATACAATTGGAACTATTACAATCCATTCTTGTTGCTCATATAATTATAGGTAATACTCACGAAGTAATTGAGTTGAGTAAAGAAGTTGAGTCCAGAATAAGCAATACTGCAAGAGTGGATTATTATGCTTATTGCCTTTCTAATTGTTCATCAAATGAGATTGCGGTTTTCTTAAAAGAAAGATGGGCTAAAGGCATGTGGTTAAATCAACCAAAGACTTCAATCGATGAATATATTCTCAAACTTAATGAAGAATTTAAAAGGAATAATTTTCCATTCAAGGATTCTAATTTTGACTGGACTAAAGAAGAATTAGCATTGCTTTCAGATGTTCCAGTTCAATTTAGCATTGATCCTGCAGATCATTTAAGAAACATACAGGTAATTGCATTTAGGAAATTTGAGAATATAGAAATTCAGAATGTTGGTCAATTTAATTTAATCCTTGGAGATAATAATTCAGGAAAAACAACCATCTTGGAAGCACTTCTATTTTCTTCGAATCCTGATCAATGTATTTTTAATTTTCTTTATGCCAAGAGGCAACGTAATAATAATGCTGAAAAAAATAGCGATTATCAATTAATCGAGTCTTTGATAAATCGTAAGTCAAAAGATATAGGATTAGGGTTCAATTTCAAAGAAGGCAGGCGATATTGGTCATATAAGCTTAGGTACCCGACATTAAAAGAGCTATTTGCAAAATATGAAGTTGAAAAATTAGATCCTAAAAATTATTTGGCAATTGAAACAGGGGCAGGTAATGTTTACCTAAGTGAATCAATACAAGAGATGGAAAAGTATTTTAGCGATCCTCAAAAGCTAAGTAAAATACCTTATGTTCCATTTGGAAAAGGATATTTCGACAAGCTCGCCTCAATTTATCATAGTGAAATTGGTTCAAAAAGAGGATTAAGGGGCGATTTCATAGAACAAATGAAAACATTCATTCCTGAAATAGTTGATATTTCTATAGATCCAGAAACTGACACTATTAAAATCGAGGAAGAAATTAATGGGGTTGATTATGGATCATCCTTAAATGATTTTGGAGAAGGCGCAAATAAACTGTTCAGAATATTGGTTCAGTTGCATGCTTCTAAAGGAAAACGCCTCATGATTGATGAAATTGATGCGGGAATACATTATAGTAGATTTAAAGAATTTTGGAAGGTTATTTTAAGTACTGCCAAGGAATATGACGTTCAAATTTTTTGTACTACACATAATGACGAATGCATAAAATATTTTTGGGAGGTGCTTCAAGAAAGTCAATTCGAGTGTTGTAGGGAAAAATCTAGGACAATTACTTTTGAACTTCATACTAAAACGGATGCTATAGTACCGATTGTAAGAGATTATGAGAATATGCTTTATTCAGACGAACATGGTTTAGAAGTTAGAGGCGGAAAGATATGAGGACAATAAAGTTATATGTGGAGGGTAAAGGTGACTTCCTATTTGTCATTCATTTATTAGAAGCGATGTTTGGATATAAATTAAGTATTGATATTAGAAAATTACAAGCGCATTATTCCGAACATAAAAAAATATACCTTTCTGTTGGGACGTTTACTACTCAAGAGGGGCACGGTGGAATTGACTCAACAAAAATAAATGCAGTTCTTAAACAGATAAATGATGTTGATTCAAGATTAGGTGTTGAGAGTGTTTTTTTAATAGACGCTGATACAAAGCATCACGTTAACCCACCAGGCGGTATCGAAGCGAGATCAAAACATATGGAGGAACTTAAAAAATCAACGGATTTTAAATATTTTCTTATACCTACAAATGAAATTGACGGAAATCTAGAAACAATTCTGCAGTCTATAATTTGCACCAACGGGAAGAATTTTTACAAATGTTTACATGATTATGCAGAAAGTCTTATTGCTTTAAATGATAGTGATAGACCAACATATGTTAAAGAGAACCCGAAACTTGAAAAGGAAAGAATTGGTTGGTATATATACATGATGGAGGGCAAAAGAAGTAAACAAGATAAGGACAGGATTAATCCAGAATTATGGGATTTGAATTCTGAAATTCTTAATCCACTGAAAGTATTTTTAAAGTCAATAATTAAAAACGAGTAAATTAATATTCTTATCCCACCCACAGGTTATAAGGTGTTCGTCATCGGTCGTCAGCAAAAAATCACGCCAAGCCATTGCCACATTTGTTTTAGAGTATATGTTTTAAAGGCATAAACAAAAGTGGCAATGCCCTTCGGGTTGCTATCGCAAGCTTGTCATGCTTTTTGCGTTCCTCCCTCTTCCTCACGGCAGCCTCCAGTGTCCTGCCAAGCCACTTCATTCATTGCATTGCGGTTGCCCGTTCATTCGCAAAATAAATTTTAAATAGCGGTGCTCATTCACTGGGCAATCCTCATTCCATTCATTTCAGTAGCTTGTCAATCCACCGGCTGCCAATAATTTGGCTCGCCTGCTGGTCGCCTCGGGCTGCGTCAGGCATTGGCGCATTTCATCCCACAAGCTATCGCTAATGCGCCAACACCTGCCTTGTGTTGTCTATCGTGTGGCATAAACTAAGGTCGCTTCGCGGTCTTTATTTATTTGCCACACTTGCAACATAGGTCGCCTCCGCAGCTTCTAAGGTCGCTGCTCCCAGGCTCCCACCCTCGGCTCCACTCGCAGGACGGCTCGCTAAAGCTGCACAAGTGTCCGCAATCCGTTCATTTCGCTACGTTGCACTTCGCTTCATTCTCTCATTGCAGCCACTTCTCCCACAGCTTGCCGCAGGCGCTATAACCTCCAACACACAGCATATTCGTATTTAAGTATTTGCTTAAATATGAAAATATATCTACCTTTGTGATATGGAAGGTAATACATGTATCAGGCAATTTGCAGATCCAACACAGATTAAAGACTGCAAAGAATTATTGAAAACAAATTTAAAAGCCTTTGAAAATTTAGCGAAGGTCTTGGAATTGGCCGGAAACGAAGTACGACTTAAGATTCTCTTTTTGCTCGAAGAAGAAAATGAATTATGTCCTTGTGATTTAAGTGATATTCTTGGTATGAGTATTCCGGCTGTCTCTCAACATTTGAGAAAACTAAAAGATGGGAATATTCTTATTACAAGACGTGAAGCACAAACCATCTATTACTCGCTAAAAAAAGAACACATTAAAATCCTTAAACCGTTTTTCAAATTCATTCGTCAGTCGAATGTTATTCCAGTATAGTTATGAAGCAGGGCAAATTCTTAGGAGCGGGGATTCTTTCCGCAATAGCAGCATCCCTTTGTTGCATTACTCCGGTGTTGGCATTAATTGCAGGTACCAGTGGCGCAGCCGCAACTTTCTCATGGGTTGAACCATTCAGACCATACCTGATAGGCATTACGATTTTGGTGCTTGGTTTTGCCTGGTATCAAAAATTAAAACCGATGAAAAAACCTGACTGCGATTGTGAAGAAGATGAAAAGCCAAAATTCATTCAGAGTAAAAAATTTCTCTTCATTGCTACGATATTCGCTATCCTGATGATTGCATTTCCCTATTACGCAAAAATATTCTATTCAAGTCCAGATAAGGAGATACTAATTATTGATAAATCAAATATCCGTAAGGTTGAATATTCAATTTCTGGTATGACCTGCTCCAGTTGTGAGGAACATGTATCGCATGAAGTGAATAAATTAAAAGGCATCATTAGTGTTGTAGCCTCTTATGAACAGGGTAATGCAATCATTGAATTTGATAATACAAAAACCAATATTACAGAAATCGAATCCGCAATAAATTCAACGGGTTATACAGTATCATCTACAAATGAAAAATAGCAATGGAAATAATTACAAAATCAACAATCACTTGCCCCGTTTGTTCTCATAAAAAGGAAGAAGAAATGCCTACAGATGCCTGTCAGTTTTTCTATCAATGCGAAAAATGCAAAGAAGTTATTAAACCAAAAGCAGGTGACTGCTGTGTGTTCTGTAGTTATGGGTCTGTAAAGTGTCCTCCGATACAACAGAATAATTCATGTTGTAAGTAATAAACATAAATAAATAAAGTCAGCAAACTGAAGAATGAGGCTCGCGGCTACATTAATCAAATAAAAAAAGAGCCGCAAATGTAAGTCGGTGTTCCAAGCTTAGCAAGGTCAAGCCCTCCGGGTTTTGCAAAAAAAATCTCCACCGCCTTACTTTGCTTAAGGTAAAAAATACTACTCCTACATAAGGCGGTAGTATTTTTTTTGTCAAAAACCTTGCAAACCTTGTCCCACCTCCTTGAAGGATGGCTTTCTTTTTTATTTTTTTCGGTTTTTGTTTTTTGTTTTAAAAATTATTGGGGGGTTGGGGTAGCATAAATTTTAATGCTCAAGCTATGCTCAAATCAAAAATCAAAACACACAAACTCGGTAACCATTACCACCAGCCACATTTTTTTATTTTGAATAAAGGAAGGAATGCAGGTAAACCCTGTCCGGATTGTTACACCAATAGTTTCGTATTTCTTGCTGATACGGATGATGAACGTTGGCACTTTTATTATTTATGCCAGGCGTTATGGCAAGGCAAATATTTTCACTCGCTTTTAATCGGCTCCGTAATTGAGTTTATACGCATTGATGAGTTTACGATGGCATTACATCATGCTAACATCACAATCTCTCAAAATAAGGCAGATTATGGCGAATTAATAGGGTATTTTAAACAGTTGGATGAGCATCAAGCCAACCTCAACAAACAAATCAAGTTAATTCATCAGGTTAGGCAAAGTATGGTTTATAAAATGCTGCACAAATAACACCCGTTTTCGCCTAATTAAATTTTATATGCAAAGATAGCAGGTGGGCTGACCCACGTGCCGACAATAAAAAAACAAAAGCTTACGGCATAAACACGGGCAGACGCACAGAGCCAACATTTATTCCGTTTCCTTTTGTTTTTTTAAATCCACCTGCTGAGGAAAGCATATAAAATTTAATACTATGCAAAAACATCCAAAAATGTCCTTAGTCGCTTCGGCACCGGTTTGCACATTCACTAGCGCAATTCAATTGCAACCAATGCAACTTTCACCTTATGCATTCAATCGCTATTTGCGCAAGCGTGCATTGGTGCATTCATCAACTGCAATCAAATCTTATGCATTGCCTTGCGGTTGCTATGTGTTGGTGCATTCATCAGGTGTGCGTCAGCTTTCCACCTTGCCGTTTTAGTTTTTACTAAAATAAAAAAGGTCGCCCATTTACGGGCGACCCTCATTCATTTACCATGACAACTTACTTACGGAATCGTTTACCGAGAGATTTCAATAACACAGATACACCGAAACTAACCACAGCACCAATTGCTGCAAGGATAACTGTTTTTAATATATCGGATGAACCTATGTTCACCGCTACGGTAAGGACCGTTCCGGAAACAGTGCCCAGGATAGTGCCTCCTTCTATGTGATGATTACTGCTCATTACTCAGCGATTTCCGAGATCTTAGTTGAATAATGCGCGTTGGCACTTGCACAATTCGACTCACAGTTTTTCTCAGCTTTCAAAGTGAGCAAATCCTCAACC
This window of the Sphingobacteriaceae bacterium genome carries:
- a CDS encoding helix-turn-helix transcriptional regulator, coding for MEGNTCIRQFADPTQIKDCKELLKTNLKAFENLAKVLELAGNEVRLKILFLLEEENELCPCDLSDILGMSIPAVSQHLRKLKDGNILITRREAQTIYYSLKKEHIKILKPFFKFIRQSNVIPV
- the merTP gene encoding mercuric transport protein MerTP → MKQGKFLGAGILSAIAASLCCITPVLALIAGTSGAAATFSWVEPFRPYLIGITILVLGFAWYQKLKPMKKPDCDCEEDEKPKFIQSKKFLFIATIFAILMIAFPYYAKIFYSSPDKEILIIDKSNIRKVEYSISGMTCSSCEEHVSHEVNKLKGIISVVASYEQGNAIIEFDNTKTNITEIESAINSTGYTVSSTNEK